The Mycoplasmopsis equigenitalium genome contains a region encoding:
- the rnr gene encoding ribonuclease R codes for MFSAESLTREKIRDFLHKNGRTNFITIARKFKIPVNKNYLLTQFLNNLISNNYIFFDRAKNEFYVQNYIKTIKGEIQINKPHYGFIDDEMNPEDSYFVAKENFNKAYDGDKVEAHVYEYEGKYNAVVINILNHAKKSIIAKLVRTKDGIKLFGFYDKHKYINFKINNLDTFAVKENYLVLVEVLRYHKTYLTVNIVKNICPLDDELVDVEARLNSFDVNLEFPKEVNLCAEKLPDEVSKNELQGRVDFRDELVVTIDGDDTRDFDDAINVKRQGDDFVLSVHIADVSYYVREDDTIDIEALKRGTSIYLADRVLPMLPTKLSNGICSLNPNVDRLAMSAIMTIDKNGNNKETKIVQSVINSKYRLTYSQVNEYYKNKNNSNFSNELKTMLNDALELSKIIKKYKDDEGYVGFEIEEPKIILEGNKVKDIVTKKSGLSENMIEDFMVRANEQVALALQDKKIPLMYRIHETPEMEKVNITNMALNTLGIKTKFPFPITSLDFAKTVRKIEAENNDQFLKIFFLRTMPKAIYSTNNIGHFGLASKHYCHFTSPIRRYPDLTIHRMLRDYYLTNKKIEDSAALKAQLETFAKRNSDSEQEGVTVERATNDIFYAQFYNQKIGTKFRGKISTILKFGMFIELETHVSTLCHITNMFDGKYEFDEETNTLKCKGQKTYKIGDEVTIIICDTNLREGKVDCVLSHNYEQFLVNKEIAKKSVNSTKFNKKQRK; via the coding sequence TTGTTTAGTGCAGAGTCGCTTACGCGCGAAAAAATTCGTGATTTTTTACATAAAAATGGCCGCACGAATTTTATAACAATTGCTCGTAAGTTTAAAATTCCGGTTAACAAAAACTACCTTTTAACGCAGTTTCTAAATAATTTAATTTCCAATAACTATATTTTCTTTGATCGAGCAAAGAACGAATTTTATGTTCAAAATTACATCAAAACAATTAAAGGTGAAATTCAAATCAATAAACCACATTATGGATTTATTGATGATGAAATGAATCCTGAAGATTCGTATTTTGTTGCTAAAGAAAATTTCAACAAGGCATATGATGGCGATAAAGTTGAAGCGCATGTTTATGAGTATGAAGGCAAGTATAACGCTGTTGTAATTAATATTTTAAATCATGCCAAGAAATCAATTATTGCTAAGCTTGTAAGAACTAAGGATGGAATTAAGTTATTTGGTTTTTACGACAAGCATAAATATATAAATTTTAAAATTAATAACCTAGATACTTTTGCTGTTAAGGAAAATTATCTTGTTTTGGTTGAAGTTTTACGTTACCATAAAACATATTTAACAGTCAACATTGTCAAAAATATTTGCCCATTAGACGACGAGCTTGTCGATGTCGAAGCGCGGCTTAATTCGTTTGATGTTAATTTAGAGTTTCCAAAAGAAGTTAATCTATGTGCGGAAAAACTTCCTGATGAGGTAAGTAAGAACGAACTACAAGGTCGTGTTGATTTTCGTGATGAATTAGTTGTAACAATTGATGGCGACGATACCAGAGATTTTGATGACGCTATCAATGTCAAACGACAAGGCGACGATTTTGTTTTAAGTGTTCATATTGCTGATGTTTCATATTATGTTAGAGAAGATGATACAATTGATATCGAAGCATTAAAACGCGGGACATCAATTTACTTGGCGGATCGTGTTCTTCCAATGTTGCCAACTAAATTATCAAACGGAATTTGTTCTTTAAATCCAAACGTCGATCGTCTTGCGATGTCGGCAATTATGACGATTGACAAAAATGGTAATAATAAAGAAACAAAAATTGTGCAATCAGTTATTAATTCAAAATATCGTTTAACTTACTCGCAGGTTAATGAATATTACAAAAATAAAAATAACTCAAACTTTAGTAACGAATTGAAAACAATGCTTAACGATGCTTTAGAACTTTCAAAAATTATCAAAAAATACAAAGATGATGAAGGTTATGTTGGCTTCGAAATTGAAGAACCAAAAATTATTTTGGAAGGCAATAAGGTAAAAGATATTGTTACTAAAAAAAGTGGTTTAAGTGAGAATATGATTGAGGATTTCATGGTGCGCGCTAACGAACAAGTTGCCCTTGCCTTACAAGATAAAAAAATTCCACTTATGTATAGAATTCATGAAACGCCAGAAATGGAAAAGGTTAACATTACCAATATGGCGCTTAATACACTAGGGATTAAAACTAAATTTCCTTTCCCAATTACATCTTTAGATTTTGCAAAAACAGTTCGTAAAATTGAAGCGGAAAATAATGACCAATTTTTAAAAATCTTTTTCTTAAGAACGATGCCAAAAGCTATTTATTCAACAAATAATATTGGTCACTTTGGTTTAGCCTCGAAACATTACTGTCATTTTACAAGCCCTATTCGTCGATACCCAGATTTAACAATTCATAGAATGCTTCGTGATTATTATTTAACAAATAAGAAGATCGAAGATTCGGCGGCATTAAAAGCGCAACTCGAAACATTTGCTAAACGCAATTCTGATTCAGAGCAGGAAGGTGTGACAGTTGAGCGAGCAACAAACGATATCTTTTACGCTCAATTTTATAACCAAAAAATTGGAACAAAATTTCGCGGAAAAATCTCAACTATTTTAAAATTTGGTATGTTTATTGAGCTCGAAACACATGTTTCTACACTTTGTCATATCACTAATATGTTTGATGGAAAGTATGAATTTGATGAAGAAACAAATACACTAAAATGCAAAGGTCAAAAAACATATAAAATTGGCGATGAGGTGACAATAATTATTTGTGATACTAACTTACGAGAAGGTAAAGTTGATTGTGTGTTAAGCCATAATTATGAGCAATTTTTGGTTAATAAAGAAATTGCGAAAAAGAGTGTAAATTCAACAAAATTCAATAAAAAACAAAGAAAATAA
- a CDS encoding MYPU_1760 family metalloprotease, whose amino-acid sequence MNNPQNNMKKKWIWLVVIPVLFIIFIPAVLVLSSHIFDRKNQTNSWKMQKYYHESEVPNLASKNANNALYWDQETQISFISYEKNNGKKWLEKEELALFAAEFKKVATYGPEIGLLNAIIIDDYDVIDANTAYGLYVTTAREIHINTDRFNKYTLSTKEKINLIMPTLFHEYMHHWANTYVNNGMLKKDDPNSQDNIVYENSDVKMPQIWDGKYVDGFVRLLNYDKEFHPPRTYLNEANHATKFFNLKNIFDYSNYENKLYYGYYTSKNKLFLPEVSDDQIVTFDDKPDLFIQNKPLYYLHKLKYYYSMTELVPREWMKVAYQLPYDNITKRNDIINDRTIYNDNIDFKPMPNTNNVWYKTGIYGLIVQHRPDKKNKKFSGSSFGVRDGMTKYAHPGHDPQPLNYEFDEIGYASYMNSFIDDWTRTTSISTNYLNGNISFDNVPFYPNNLFAGIYYTADDVNAITSTSKDFLALQLEAMSYGKMVSQIFNRLDYYEWTSTKKGDSISYSTGFFNEFKLMGYLPNKGIKHIVYYDDKNNEVRIPLRIMKNNFRAKKALILTKEQRDAFWLPSDIDETTYIPYLSDQYINAQNVYSPLFFWNDLNSDNIIQEGEKINKFSIPEYKYLSTFNSSMFESWSAATDEIQQAKILASAFVLYKDEKERVWVIKYGK is encoded by the coding sequence ATGAATAACCCACAAAATAACATGAAAAAAAAGTGGATTTGACTAGTTGTAATCCCGGTTTTGTTTATTATTTTTATCCCTGCAGTACTTGTGCTTAGCAGTCATATTTTTGATCGTAAGAATCAGACAAATTCTTGAAAGATGCAAAAGTACTATCACGAATCTGAAGTCCCTAATTTAGCGAGCAAAAATGCTAATAATGCGCTTTATTGGGATCAAGAAACGCAAATTTCTTTTATTTCATATGAAAAAAATAATGGTAAAAAATGATTAGAAAAAGAAGAATTAGCACTTTTTGCTGCTGAATTTAAAAAGGTTGCAACTTATGGTCCAGAGATTGGACTTCTTAACGCTATTATTATTGATGATTATGATGTAATAGATGCAAATACTGCGTATGGACTGTATGTAACAACTGCCCGGGAAATTCATATTAATACCGATCGTTTTAATAAATATACATTAAGTACTAAAGAAAAAATTAACTTGATTATGCCAACGCTTTTTCATGAATATATGCATCATTGAGCAAATACCTATGTTAATAATGGGATGTTAAAAAAAGATGATCCTAACTCGCAAGATAACATTGTTTACGAAAATAGTGATGTAAAGATGCCACAAATTTGAGATGGCAAATATGTTGATGGTTTTGTTCGTTTATTGAATTATGATAAAGAATTTCATCCACCTCGCACCTACCTTAATGAAGCAAATCATGCTACCAAGTTTTTTAATTTAAAAAATATTTTTGATTATTCAAATTATGAAAATAAGCTTTATTATGGTTATTACACATCAAAAAACAAGTTATTTTTACCTGAAGTAAGCGACGACCAAATAGTTACTTTTGATGATAAACCCGATTTGTTTATTCAAAACAAACCACTTTATTATCTTCATAAATTAAAATACTATTATTCAATGACTGAACTTGTGCCCCGTGAATGAATGAAGGTTGCATATCAGTTACCTTACGACAACATCACAAAACGAAATGATATTATTAACGATAGAACAATTTATAACGATAATATTGATTTTAAGCCAATGCCAAATACTAATAATGTTTGGTATAAAACAGGAATTTATGGTTTGATTGTCCAACATCGCCCAGACAAGAAAAACAAAAAATTTTCAGGTTCAAGCTTTGGTGTGCGTGATGGAATGACAAAATATGCACATCCAGGTCACGATCCTCAACCTTTAAATTATGAGTTCGATGAAATAGGTTATGCGTCATATATGAATTCATTTATAGATGATTGAACAAGAACAACCAGTATTAGTACCAACTATTTAAACGGAAATATTAGTTTTGACAATGTACCTTTTTATCCCAATAACTTATTTGCTGGAATTTACTATACAGCTGATGATGTAAACGCAATAACAAGTACAAGTAAAGATTTTTTAGCATTGCAACTTGAAGCTATGTCATATGGAAAAATGGTGTCACAAATCTTTAATCGTCTTGATTATTATGAATGAACAAGTACAAAAAAAGGCGACTCGATTTCATACAGTACCGGTTTTTTCAATGAGTTTAAATTGATGGGTTATTTACCCAATAAAGGCATTAAACACATTGTTTATTACGATGACAAGAATAATGAAGTGCGTATACCGCTTCGAATAATGAAAAATAATTTCCGTGCCAAAAAAGCTTTAATTTTAACCAAAGAACAACGCGATGCTTTTTGATTGCCAAGCGATATTGATGAAACAACTTATATTCCATACTTAAGCGACCAATACATTAATGCGCAAAATGTTTATTCACCTTTATTCTTTTGGAATGATTTAAATAGCGATAATATTATCCAAGAAGGCGAAAAAATAAATAAATTTAGTATTCCTGAGTATAAATATCTTTCAACCTTTAATTCTTCAATGTTTGAGAGCTGAAGTGCAGCGACAGACGAAATTCAACAAGCGAAAATTTTAGCAAGCGCTTTTGTGTTGTATAAAGATGAGAAAGAAAGGGTATGGGTGATAAAATATGGAAAATAA
- the gap gene encoding type I glyceraldehyde-3-phosphate dehydrogenase codes for MAKEPKRIAINGFGRIGRLVLRHLLDTKNKDVEVVAVNDLTNAKTLAHLLKYDTAFGPLKFDVQVKDDAFIITDGKSSKEIKVLAERDPKNLPWGKLGIDVVVESTGIFRTREKASFHLEAGAKKVIVSAPSSKDVKTVVYSVNEKILNKDDQVISGASCTTNCLAPIVNVLQKHFGIKSGYMTTVHAFTADQNLQDAPHGDLRRARAASQNIVPTTTGAASAIGLVVPEAAGKLDGFALRVPTITGSCVDLTLKLEKSPSVEEINAAFKKAASPSLRYCDEPIVSSDIIGSTYGGTFDSLLTNVIDVNGEKLYKIIGWYDNEMSYVAQFVRTLTYFVKLEK; via the coding sequence ATGGCTAAAGAACCAAAAAGAATTGCTATTAATGGTTTTGGTAGAATCGGAAGACTTGTACTAAGACACTTATTAGACACAAAAAACAAAGACGTTGAAGTTGTTGCAGTTAATGACTTAACAAATGCAAAAACATTGGCACACTTATTAAAATACGACACAGCATTCGGACCTTTAAAATTCGATGTTCAAGTTAAGGATGATGCTTTTATAATTACCGATGGTAAAAGTTCAAAAGAAATTAAAGTACTTGCTGAAAGAGATCCTAAAAACTTACCATGAGGAAAACTTGGTATCGACGTTGTTGTTGAATCAACAGGTATCTTCAGAACAAGAGAAAAAGCTAGCTTCCACTTAGAAGCAGGAGCAAAAAAAGTTATCGTTTCAGCACCATCAAGTAAAGATGTTAAAACTGTTGTTTACAGTGTTAATGAAAAAATTCTTAACAAAGATGACCAAGTTATTTCAGGTGCATCATGTACAACAAACTGTTTAGCACCTATTGTTAACGTATTACAAAAACACTTTGGTATTAAATCAGGATACATGACAACAGTTCACGCTTTCACAGCAGACCAAAACTTACAAGATGCTCCACACGGTGACTTAAGAAGAGCAAGAGCTGCTTCACAAAACATCGTTCCTACAACAACTGGTGCTGCATCAGCAATCGGATTAGTAGTTCCTGAAGCTGCAGGTAAATTAGATGGTTTCGCACTTCGTGTTCCAACCATTACTGGTTCATGTGTTGACTTAACACTTAAACTTGAAAAATCACCTTCAGTAGAAGAAATTAATGCTGCATTCAAAAAAGCTGCTTCACCTTCATTAAGATACTGTGACGAACCTATCGTATCAAGCGACATTATCGGTTCAACATATGGTGGAACATTCGACTCACTTCTAACCAATGTAATCGATGTTAATGGTGAAAAACTATACAAAATTATTGGTTGATACGACAACGAAATGTCATATGTTGCTCAATTTGTAAGAACATTAACCTACTTTGTTAAACTTGAAAAATAA
- the rplU gene encoding 50S ribosomal protein L21, with protein MKAIIESGSKQLLVEKDAIIYIEKISGEVGDKVSFDKVLMADGKIGTPYLKSAKVSGVIEKQGKQKKIVVFRHNAKSTHKRKLGHRQPYTRVRITEIKG; from the coding sequence ATGAAAGCAATTATTGAAAGCGGCAGCAAACAACTGCTTGTTGAAAAAGATGCGATCATTTACATTGAAAAAATTAGTGGTGAAGTTGGAGACAAAGTTTCATTTGACAAAGTATTAATGGCAGATGGAAAAATTGGTACTCCATATCTTAAATCTGCAAAAGTATCAGGCGTAATTGAAAAACAAGGAAAACAAAAGAAAATCGTTGTTTTCCGTCACAACGCAAAATCAACCCACAAACGAAAACTTGGACACCGTCAACCTTATACACGTGTAAGAATTACAGAGATTAAAGGATAG
- a CDS encoding DUF402 domain-containing protein, whose protein sequence is MENNLRIGDYINVQAYKHNGVLYRQWNGIKVLDITDDFVILFVKKTKVAQKTGKKWTFNDTGLWFFSRKELFNCIITIKANGWYNYINIASKFIFEDNTIKYVDYDLDIKVYPQDSLRIVDRNEFTENRKKYKYPDSLVKNLYKQLEKLVNYYYNSEGVFNEDFVNKKLSDARDDKLLINVALFRRRGSRKE, encoded by the coding sequence ATGGAAAATAATTTAAGAATCGGCGATTATATTAATGTTCAAGCGTATAAACACAATGGTGTTTTATACCGTCAGTGGAACGGGATTAAAGTCTTAGATATTACCGATGATTTTGTAATTCTTTTTGTAAAAAAGACAAAAGTAGCGCAAAAAACAGGTAAAAAATGAACTTTTAATGATACAGGCCTATGATTCTTTTCGAGAAAAGAATTGTTCAATTGCATTATAACTATTAAAGCTAATGGTTGATACAATTACATAAATATCGCATCAAAGTTTATTTTTGAAGATAATACGATTAAGTACGTTGACTATGATTTGGACATTAAAGTTTATCCGCAAGATTCGTTACGAATTGTCGATCGTAATGAGTTTACCGAAAACCGAAAAAAATATAAATACCCTGATAGTTTAGTCAAAAATCTTTATAAACAATTAGAAAAACTAGTTAATTATTATTACAATAGTGAAGGTGTTTTTAACGAAGATTTTGTTAATAAAAAACTAAGTGATGCTCGCGATGATAAACTTCTTATTAATGTTGCCTTGTTTCGTCGTCGTGGTAGCAGAAAAGAATAA
- the secA gene encoding preprotein translocase subunit SecA, translated as MNLKNLFKFKSTEMRIAERTLTKINREWEKIKTLSDDELKNKTNEFRDRIQKGESLESLRPEAFAVCREATKRVMNKTPYDVQMIGGVLLDLGSVAEMKTGEGKTITSIAPIYLNALDGGGVIVSTVNEYLAERDATEMGEVFTWLGLTVGINKAMMPAHLKREAYAKDITYSIHSELGFDYLRDNMVLNIEEKVQRGLNFCLIDEVDSILIDEAKTPLIISGGQGASSDMYLAADQFVRLLTEEDYEIDDESKAVALTHQGMAKANKFYHIKNLFDIENSEIVHRVQNALRAHKVMSNNVEYIISSENKIELVDAFTGRVMEGRAYSEGLQQALQAKEMLEIEPETKTLATITYQNFFRMFTKLCGMTGTAKTEEQEFIDIYNMRVNCVPTNRPVIREDAKDVIFANANAKWKAIVTEIKRLYEKKQPTLVGTAQIEDSERLHAMLVRENIPHTVLNAKQNKYEAEIIARAGELGAITIATNMAGRGTDIKLADGAVELGGLYVLGTDKAESRRIDNQLRGRSGRQGDPGISRFFLSLEDNLIKRFAQAEAWKKGFESYGDNEITDKTAHLLFNMAQKKIEGFNYDNRKMVLNYDDVIRQQRDLIYNQRDIIISSVEVFEKNPIVHRMIINTFTSIIKGTKFLIQNGSFDYEKFVSFVNANFLFHVNEKLDLQKTLHFHHSDLSDYICEFMDKAYIEVAQKVIANFDARLLLNTEKRTIIEILDAKWQDHINAMDKLRSNINLVQYAQKNPYQIYTDQGSQMFEELIRDIAYNTVATLFNNNLAREIESPYKDVPEFEKIKATHPYTELGNYFKMEKWINIYNLYLNKKHVLTQTRIAQNNQENSTKSVELSKKELEFLDNILTAEDPFRYVFDYELKEERERDLKRANDNK; from the coding sequence ATGAACCTAAAAAACCTATTTAAATTCAAATCGACGGAAATGCGGATTGCAGAGCGAACGCTAACTAAAATTAACCGTGAATGAGAAAAAATTAAAACCTTAAGTGATGATGAACTAAAAAATAAAACTAATGAGTTTCGTGATCGAATTCAAAAAGGTGAATCACTTGAGAGTCTCCGGCCAGAAGCGTTTGCTGTCTGCCGTGAAGCAACAAAACGGGTAATGAATAAAACGCCATATGATGTTCAAATGATTGGTGGTGTTTTACTTGACCTAGGTAGTGTAGCCGAAATGAAAACAGGGGAAGGTAAAACTATTACTTCGATTGCACCAATTTATCTTAACGCTCTTGATGGCGGGGGGGTTATTGTTTCAACCGTTAACGAATATCTTGCCGAACGTGACGCAACCGAAATGGGTGAAGTTTTTACATGATTAGGTTTAACTGTCGGAATTAATAAAGCAATGATGCCTGCTCATTTAAAACGTGAAGCATATGCCAAAGATATTACTTATAGTATCCACTCTGAACTTGGGTTTGATTATTTAAGAGATAATATGGTCCTTAATATCGAAGAAAAGGTTCAACGTGGTCTTAACTTTTGTTTAATTGATGAGGTTGATTCAATTTTAATCGATGAAGCAAAAACACCTTTAATCATTTCAGGGGGGCAAGGCGCAAGCTCTGATATGTATTTAGCGGCGGATCAATTCGTGCGTCTTTTAACTGAAGAAGACTATGAAATCGATGATGAATCTAAGGCGGTTGCTTTAACCCATCAAGGGATGGCAAAAGCTAACAAGTTTTACCACATTAAAAACTTGTTCGATATTGAAAACTCGGAAATTGTTCACCGCGTACAAAATGCTCTTCGTGCTCACAAAGTCATGTCAAATAATGTTGAGTATATTATTAGCTCAGAAAATAAAATTGAGCTTGTGGACGCTTTCACGGGACGGGTAATGGAAGGACGTGCATATTCAGAAGGACTCCAACAAGCGCTTCAAGCTAAAGAAATGCTTGAAATTGAGCCCGAAACTAAGACATTGGCTACCATTACATATCAAAACTTCTTCCGTATGTTTACTAAACTTTGTGGAATGACAGGGACTGCAAAAACCGAGGAACAAGAATTTATTGATATTTATAATATGCGTGTAAATTGCGTTCCTACCAACCGGCCTGTAATTCGCGAAGACGCTAAAGATGTAATTTTTGCAAATGCAAACGCAAAATGAAAAGCAATTGTTACCGAAATAAAAAGATTGTATGAGAAAAAACAACCAACTCTTGTTGGTACAGCGCAAATCGAAGATTCAGAACGTTTGCACGCTATGCTTGTGCGTGAAAACATTCCCCATACAGTTTTAAATGCTAAACAAAACAAATATGAAGCTGAAATTATTGCTCGTGCTGGTGAACTTGGCGCAATTACCATTGCTACCAATATGGCTGGTCGTGGTACAGATATTAAGCTTGCTGATGGTGCAGTTGAACTTGGTGGTCTTTATGTTTTAGGAACTGATAAAGCCGAATCAAGAAGAATTGATAACCAACTTCGGGGACGTAGTGGTCGTCAAGGTGATCCGGGTATTTCACGTTTCTTCCTATCATTAGAAGATAATTTAATCAAACGTTTTGCTCAAGCCGAAGCTTGAAAAAAAGGTTTTGAAAGTTATGGTGATAATGAAATTACTGATAAAACCGCTCATCTTTTATTTAATATGGCGCAAAAGAAAATCGAAGGTTTTAACTATGATAATCGGAAAATGGTTCTTAACTATGACGACGTTATCCGTCAACAACGTGATTTAATATACAATCAACGTGACATTATTATTTCGAGTGTTGAAGTTTTTGAAAAGAACCCAATCGTACATAGAATGATTATCAACACTTTTACAAGTATAATTAAGGGAACAAAATTCTTAATCCAAAATGGATCATTTGACTATGAAAAATTTGTAAGTTTTGTTAACGCTAACTTCTTATTCCATGTAAATGAAAAACTTGACTTGCAAAAAACTCTACACTTCCACCATTCGGACTTGAGTGATTACATTTGCGAATTTATGGATAAAGCGTATATAGAAGTAGCGCAAAAAGTTATCGCCAACTTCGATGCAAGATTACTTTTAAATACTGAAAAAAGAACAATTATTGAAATCCTTGACGCTAAATGACAAGACCATATCAATGCAATGGATAAACTCCGGAGCAACATTAACCTTGTTCAATACGCACAAAAAAATCCATATCAAATTTACACCGACCAAGGTTCACAAATGTTTGAGGAATTAATTAGAGATATTGCCTACAACACTGTTGCTACTTTGTTTAACAATAACCTTGCTCGGGAAATCGAATCACCTTATAAAGATGTTCCAGAGTTTGAAAAAATTAAAGCAACTCACCCATATACTGAACTGGGTAACTACTTTAAAATGGAAAAATGAATTAATATTTATAACTTATATTTAAACAAAAAACACGTATTAACTCAAACACGAATTGCGCAAAATAACCAAGAAAATTCAACAAAAAGTGTTGAATTAAGCAAAAAAGAGTTAGAGTTTTTAGACAATATTTTAACTGCTGAAGATCCCTTTAGATATGTCTTTGATTACGAACTTAAAGAAGAAAGGGAAAGGGATTTAAAACGCGCAAATGACAACAAATAA
- the secG gene encoding preprotein translocase subunit SecG codes for MMSIALMVILMIISVVIILVSLVMSPDSNGFSGALVGSGDLELFKFSKERGFKKFIKYLMFSLGVLLLILTLVMRAIV; via the coding sequence ATGATGAGCATTGCATTGATGGTGATTTTAATGATTATTAGTGTTGTAATTATTTTAGTTTCACTAGTTATGTCACCTGATTCGAATGGGTTCAGTGGGGCACTGGTTGGTAGTGGTGATCTTGAACTTTTTAAATTTTCAAAAGAACGGGGATTTAAGAAATTTATTAAATACTTAATGTTTTCGCTTGGTGTTTTACTTTTGATTTTAACACTAGTTATGAGGGCAATTGTTTAG
- a CDS encoding MAG6790 family protein, producing the protein MYQYKAILNSTQEIIAEAHSIEDVEKQIKHFKREQKQNIHTRGNDTISIYHVNRKTAEGNNVLKEKLVKVV; encoded by the coding sequence ATGTACCAATATAAAGCTATACTAAATTCAACCCAAGAAATAATCGCCGAAGCTCATAGTATCGAAGATGTTGAAAAACAAATCAAACACTTCAAACGTGAGCAAAAACAAAATATTCATACTCGAGGAAACGACACCATTAGCATCTATCACGTTAATCGTAAAACTGCGGAAGGAAACAACGTTTTAAAAGAAAAACTTGTTAAAGTAGTTTAA
- the rpmA gene encoding 50S ribosomal protein L27, whose protein sequence is MAHTKAGGSTSNGRDSAGRRLGAKLGDGQFATAGSIIYRQRGTKIFPGLNVARGGDDTLFALIDGYVKYEVKRNRKYASVYLKREKK, encoded by the coding sequence ATGGCACATACAAAAGCTGGTGGTAGTACCAGTAACGGCCGTGATAGTGCCGGCCGTCGTCTCGGAGCAAAACTTGGTGATGGCCAATTTGCAACCGCAGGTTCAATTATTTACAGACAACGTGGAACTAAGATTTTTCCCGGGCTAAATGTTGCTCGTGGTGGTGATGATACTTTATTTGCGCTAATTGATGGATATGTAAAATACGAAGTAAAAAGAAATCGTAAATACGCATCAGTTTATCTTAAAAGAGAAAAAAAATAG